The DNA region CGATGTGAAACCACACATGTATAACCAGCTTGACCAGCCATTGCCATAGCTTCAAAAGTCTCAGTTAATGAACCAATTTGATTAAGCTTAATTAATATCGAATTAGCAACACCCTTCTCGATACCTTTAGCTAAAATACTAGGATTTGTTACAAATAGGTCATCTCCTACTAACTGAACTTTTTTACCTAATTTTTCAGTCATTAATTTCCAGCCATCCCAGTCTTCTTCCGCCATACCATCTTCAATAGATACAATTGGATATTTCTCAACCCATTTAGCAAAGTACTCAACCATTTCTGCTGAAGTTAGAGATTTTCCTTCTGAAGCAAGCTCATATTTACCATTTTTATAGTATTCGCTACTTGCTGGATCTAAGGCTATAAATACATGTTTACCAGGCTTATATCCTGCTTCTTTAATAGCTTTTAAAATTGATTCAATAGCAGCTTCATTTGACGGAAGATCAGGAGCATAACCACCTTCATCACCAACACCTGCAACACTGTAGCCATCTGCAATTAAGACTTTTTTAAGCGTATGGAACACTTCTGTACCACATCTAAGTGCCTCTGAAAAAGTCTCAAAACCAGCAGGTACAATCATAAATTCTTGCATATCAACATTATTATCAGCGTGCGAACCACCATTGATAACATTCATCATTGGTACTGGCATTAGATATTCTTTAACATCCATCAAATAACGATAAAAAGGTTTTCTTAAATGGGATGCTGCTGCTCTAGCTGTAGCTAATGAAACACCTAGAATTGCATTTGCACCCAGATTCTTTTTGTTTTCTGAACCATCTAACTCAATCATAGTTTTATCAACCAATCTTTGATCTAAAGCATCTAGACCTTTAACTGCTTGGGTAATTCTTGTATTTACATTTTCTACTGCCTTATAAACACTTTTACCAAGAAAAAGTTTCTTATTTCCATCTCTTAGCTCTAGAGCTTCTCTAATACCTGTTGAAGCCCCTGATGGCACAGCTGCTCTACCAAAAGCACCACTTTCCAAAACAACATCTACTTCAACAGTGGGGTTTCCACGTGAATCTAATATTTGTCTTGCAAAAACTTTACTTATTTGTGATGACATAACTATAAACTCCTTAAGATATGTTAAGTCTTTCTTGCATATATACAAGTTTCTGTAATTATAAGCTAGCTGAGTATGCTTTGCAATTTGAATATAGACCTTTAAGGCTATTCTTCTTCTAATGACTTATCTGAAACAATCTCTTGTGCTTCACTAAAATTAAGACTCTCTGGAGTTGCTGCTATAAATTGTACGGTATCCGTTGCAGATTTTCTTTTAGAAATCCTATAAATAGAGTAAACACATAAACTAGCACTAAGTAACGCTGTTATAGCAAAAAACCCAAAAGGACCAACTACTGCCATAAAACTAGATATTACAACTGGACCAACTACAGATCCTAAGCCATATGCGATTGTTAAGACCCCAATTGTTCCTAATATTTCACTTTCATCAAGAAAATCGCTAGCATGAGATATTGATAAAGGGTAGATCACAAAAGCACACCCTCCAAATACAAATATAATAATCGAAAATATAAGGTATGAATTATGTAACATACAGATTAAAATAGAAGCCAAACAGATTCCTGCTCCAGCTAATAAAATTACTTTTCGTCTATCTATAATATCTGATAATTTACCCATAGGAATTTGTAATAACATGCCTCCTAAAATGGTAGTCATCATTAGAAATGATATCATATCATGATTACTATCAACTCTAACTAAGAATACTGGAAGTATAGTGTAAATAGCTCCTAATAAAGCTCCTCCTACAACACTTGCAACCATTGCTAAAGGAACTTTTATCATAATCTGTATCGGTGAACAGATTTCTTCTGATTGGGGCACAGGAGCAACTGTTTTTGTAAATGCCATTAACACAATAGCAATACTACACAATGATGATATAAAACAATAAGCCAACAAAGCTTGACTAAAATGAAAATTTATCATCAACTGAGATAAAGCCTGTGTGCCATAGTAAACAAATAAATATATAGAAAATATTAAGCCTCTATTTTTTTTCTCAGAGGATAATATACACCAGCTTTCAATTACAATAAATAAAGCAGCTAATGAAAAACCACAGACAAATCTAAAAAACATCCAAACTGATATTTCTTTAAAAATACCTATTATTAGAGTACTTATCGCCATTAATGAAGCAAATAATACAAATGCTCTAATATAACCAACCCTGACAATTGTAGACTGTGAAAAATAAGAGCCTGCCATCATACCAAAAAAGTAAGCGGCTGAAACCAAACCAATCATTAGATTAG from Francisella halioticida includes:
- the eno gene encoding phosphopyruvate hydratase produces the protein MSSQISKVFARQILDSRGNPTVEVDVVLESGAFGRAAVPSGASTGIREALELRDGNKKLFLGKSVYKAVENVNTRITQAVKGLDALDQRLVDKTMIELDGSENKKNLGANAILGVSLATARAAASHLRKPFYRYLMDVKEYLMPVPMMNVINGGSHADNNVDMQEFMIVPAGFETFSEALRCGTEVFHTLKKVLIADGYSVAGVGDEGGYAPDLPSNEAAIESILKAIKEAGYKPGKHVFIALDPASSEYYKNGKYELASEGKSLTSAEMVEYFAKWVEKYPIVSIEDGMAEEDWDGWKLMTEKLGKKVQLVGDDLFVTNPSILAKGIEKGVANSILIKLNQIGSLTETFEAMAMAGQAGYTCVVSHRSGETSDTIIADLAVATCSGQIKTGSLSRSDRIAKYNQLLRIEEELGENAIYPGLKSFVFSPEDDSSSDNDAQEIIVEESETEKVIVQVEE
- a CDS encoding MFS transporter, which gives rise to MSIRQTLFLILTPIVAMCILSFGNGFFTTYSSIELNDLGRSNLMIGLVSAAYFFGMMAGSYFSQSTIVRVGYIRAFVLFASLMAISTLIIGIFKEISVWMFFRFVCGFSLAALFIVIESWCILSSEKKNRGLIFSIYLFVYYGTQALSQLMINFHFSQALLAYCFISSLCSIAIVLMAFTKTVAPVPQSEEICSPIQIMIKVPLAMVASVVGGALLGAIYTILPVFLVRVDSNHDMISFLMMTTILGGMLLQIPMGKLSDIIDRRKVILLAGAGICLASILICMLHNSYLIFSIIIFVFGGCAFVIYPLSISHASDFLDESEILGTIGVLTIAYGLGSVVGPVVISSFMAVVGPFGFFAITALLSASLCVYSIYRISKRKSATDTVQFIAATPESLNFSEAQEIVSDKSLEEE